Part of the Olsenella profusa DSM 13989 genome, TCAGGAACGTGCCTTGGCTCTATGACATGCTCGTGAGAACCGACATGAACGTGGGCATCCTGGTGGCCATCGCCTGCGCCATCCTCATCGCCTACCTGCTCACGCGCACCAAGGTGGGCTATGAGATGCGCGCCGTGGGCCTCAACCGCGATGCCGCCCAGTTCGCGGGCATCAACGTGAGCAAGAACATCGTGCTCTGCATGCTCATCTCCGGTGCGCTCTGCGGGCTCGCCGGTGCCCTCGCCATCACGGGTACCGAGCCGCATGGCATCGCCACGCTCGCGGCCTTCGAGAACAACGGCTTCAACGGTCTCTCGGTGGCCTTCATAGCGGGCACCAACCCCATCGGCTGCATTCCCGCCGGCTTCCTGTTCGCAGGGCTCATCTACGGTGGCCAGAGCGTGCAGCAGGTCATGGGCGCCCCGTCCGACATCATCAACATCATGATCGGCACCATCGTGTTCATGATGGCGCTCGCGCAGGTCGTGCCCATGATTGCCGACTGGCTCAGGCGCCGCGAGGCCAACAGGGAGCGCGCCGCTGTCACGGGCGGGGCCGACGGCAAGGAGGCGGACCATGCTTAACGGCATCCTGGTGCTCGTGGGCATCACGCTCATGTACTCCACCCCACTCGTCTTTGGGGCACTCTCGGGCGTCATATCCGAGCGCTCCGGCGTCGTCAACATCGGCGTCGAGGGCATGATGATGGTGGGTGCCTTCACGGGTGGCTGCGCCTCCTACTTCTCTGGCAATCCCTGGCTGGGCTTTCTGGCGGCAGGCGTCGCGGGCGGTCTCATCGCCACGCTGCATGCCCTGGCATCCGTCACGTTCAATGCCGACCAGACCGTCTCGGGCGTGGCCATCAACCTGCTGGCACCCGGCCTGGCCATCTTCTTCTGCCGTCGCTTCTTTGACGGCGCGGCCATGACGCCGCCCTATGCGACGCTCCCCAAGCTCTTTGGTGACAACGCCTTTGCAGGCACGCCCTGGGCCAACCTCAATGTGGACGTTACGGTGCTCCTGGGGCTCATTGCCACGGTCATCCTGTGGTTCGTGCTCTACAAGACCAAGTGGGGGCTGCGCATCCGCTCCGTGGGCGAGCACCCCGCCGCCGCGGACACGCTGGGTATCAGCGTGACCCGCATCCGCTATGGGTGCGTCATCGTGTCCGGCATCCTCGCCGGCTTGGGCGGGGCCTGCGTCACGCTGGCCATCGTCTCGCAGTTCCAGCAGACGTCCATCAGCGGCCAGGGCTTCATCGCGCTGGCAGCGGTGATCTTCGGCCAGTGGAAGCCCCAGGGCGCCTATGGTGCCTGCCTGCTCTTTGGCCTCACGCAGGCGTTGGCCATCGTGCTGGGCGGTGGGATCGTTCCGGTGCCCAGCACGATCTTGGCCATGCTGCCCTACGCGATGACCATCATTGTGCTCGTGCTCTTTGTGGGCAAGTCCGTGGCCCCCCGGGCCGACGGCGTCCCCTACATCAAGGGGAGTCGCTAAGCCCTACAATGCCAGCAAGTCATGTGCACCGCGGCTGGGGTGGGGGCGCATCCGTCATGAGGGGGGTGACAGCGTGGCAAGCGATGCCCAACTGGTTCAGGAGGCACTCAGGGCGCGCGATCATGCCTACGTGCCGTATTCGCGCTTCTCGGTGGGCGCGGCGCTGTTGGACGCCCAGGGGGCCATCTGGCATGGCTGCAACATCGAGAACGCGGCCTATACGCCCACCAACTGTGCCGAGCGGACGGCCTTCTTCAAGGCCGTGAGCGAGGGCAGCACCGACTTCGTGGCCATCGCCGTCGTGGGTGGTGCCGCCGGGCGTCCCGCGACTCGCTGGTGTGCCCCCTGCGGCGTGTGCCGTCAGGTGATGCAGGAGTTCTGCGATCCCGAGACGTTTCGCGTGATTTTGGGACGCTCGCCGGACGACCTGAGGGTCATGCTCCTGAAGGACATGCTGCCGGACGGTTTTGGCCCCCAGGACCTGCGGCAGGCGTTTGAGGAGGAGGGGACTGTCTCATGAGGATGTACGATGTCATAGAGAGGAAGCGCAACGGCGGCGAGCTCTCCGGTGAGGAGATTCGCTTCTTCGTCAAGGGCTACGTGGCCGGAGACGTTCCCGACTATCAGGCTTCGGCGCTCTGCATGGCCATCTACTTCCAGGGGATGACGCAGCGCGAGACGGTTGACCTCACGCGCGCCATGCTTGCCTCCGGGGACGTCATCGACCTCTCGAGCATCCCCGGCATCAAGGTGGACAAGCATTCCACCGGTGGCGTTGGTGACAAGACCTCGCTGGTGGTGGCACCCATCGTGGCCTCGTTGGGCGTGAGGGTCGCCAAGATGAGCGGGCGGGGGCTGGGATATACCGGGGGCACGCTGGACAAGCTCGAGAGCATCCTGGGTCTCTCCGTGAACATCAGCCGCACGCGCTTCGAGCGCATCGTGAGCGAGGTGGGCTGCGCCATCATCGGCCAGACCGGCAACCTCGTACCTGCGGACAAGAAGCTCTATGCCCTGCGCGACGTTACGGCCACCGTGGACAGCACGCCGCTCATCGCATCCTCCATCATGAGCAAGAAGATCGCGGCGGGATCCGACAGGATCCTGCTGGACGTCAAATGTGGTTCCGGTGCCTTCATGAAGACCGTGGATGACGCCATCGCCCTCGCCCGTGAGATGGTCGCCATCGGAGAGGGCATGGGCAGGCCCACCGTTGCCCTCATCACGGACATGGGTCGTCCCCTGGGCACCTGCATCGGCAACGCCCTCGAGGTGGCCGAGGCCGTGGCCACCCTCAAGGGTGAGGGGCCGCGCGATCTGACGGACATCTGCGTGGAGCTTGCCGCCAACATGCTCTTCCTCGCGGGGCTGGGTACCATAGAGGGCTGTCGTGGCTTCGCGCGCAACCAGATCGACAATGGTCAGGGCTTCCACAAGCTCAAGGAGATGGTGGCTGCCCAGGGTGGCGATGCGTCCCTTCTGGATGATGCCTTCGGACGGCTCGCCCGGCCTCGCGCGAGCCGTGAGGTGCGTGCCACCAAAAGCGGCTATCTCTATGCCATGGACACGGAGCGCTGTGGCCTCGCCTCGGTGGCGCTGGGAGCGGGGCGTGCCACCAAGGATGATACCATCGACCACTCCGCCGGCATCGTGCTCTCTGCAAAGACCGGTGCCGTCGTGGAGGAGGGCGATGTGCTGGCAACGCTCTATGCCGCCAACGACCGGCTGCTCGACGAGGGTGAGCACGCGTTGCGTGCGGCATTCGACATCCGTGCGGAGCAACCTCGGCCCGTCCCCCTCTTCCTCGCGCGCGTGACGATCGATGGTGTGGGGCGTGCCGGGGCGTAGCGCAGGGGCGCGCGTGCTAGAATGGGCGCTCGATTGGACCTGGGGAGAGGAGGGGCATGGCCGAGCGGCATGACATGATAGATGACCTCATCGACATCCGTGACAACTGGTCGTCCGTCTCTCACCCCTTGGGGAGCATCGGCGACGTCCTCGATCCCAACCAGGAGCGCTTCGACCCCTCCTCCTACAAGGAGAGGCCCCGCGTCAACTCCATCTTCTGCCTGCAGTGCACGGCCCATTCGCTCGTGAGCGAGGAGCGGTCCTATGATGCCTGCCACCGGTGCCAGGACATCTGTCCGGTGGATGCCATCGACATCCAGAAGGCCACCGTCCGCGTGGGGGACACCTGCCGCAAATGCGGCCTCTGCGTGATGACGTGTCCCACAGAGTCGTTCATCGTGCAGAGGGTGATGGCCAACCAGCTCTTCGAGCGGATCGTGCGCGCCGCCGGCTCACATGAGCAGTGCTATGTCACCTGCACGCGTGCCCTGGGCAGGCTCGGGCGCATGCCCCGCGACAACGAGGTCGTGCTGCCCTGTGTGGGCGATGTACCGCGCGAGTTGTGGTTCTCGGTGCTCGCGGATCACGACAACGTGAACGTGTACCTACCGCTGGGCATCTGTGACCGCTGCCGCAACACCACGGGCGAGGAGGCCTACACCACCGAGATCGCGACGGCGGAGGAGTGGTCGCAGGCTTCCGTCGGCCTCGAGGTGGATGCCAGCGCGCTCAATCACGAGCAGACCCGCGCCTACAAGCGGGCCCAGCTCATGGCCGACATCGCCCGTGCCGGTCGTACGACCGTGTCGGCGGCAAGCCCCGCGCTCTCGGGCGCACAGGCCATCGCCAAGCACATCAGGAACCATGCTGACCAGCTCTACAGGATGCAGCGCCACCTTGAGCAGGCGGTGGGCGACAAGACCTTTGCCAGCCGTCGTCGCATCCTCACGCAGAAGCGCAAGGCCGTGCTGGGCATGGTGCAGAACCATCCCGCCCTCGCGGGTCGCATGCGCCTCGAGGTCCCCGCCTGTGACGCCACGCGCTGCACCATGTGCGGGGACTGTGCTAGGGAGTGCCCCACCAACGCCTGCGACCTGGATGCTCATGGGCACTTCTCCGTGCAGGCGGCCTACTGCGTCAACTGTGGGGCATGCGTGGTGGTGTGTCCGGAGGACGCGCTCGCCCTGCATCCCTGCGACCCGAGCGAGCTGGTGGTGCGCGACGAGGATGCCGAGCGCAGGAGGCGCGAGGCCGAGCGGCGGCGGGCGGCCCTTCAGAAGGCTGCGCGCACGGGCAAGAGGCAGGCGCGGCGCGTGCTCGATAGCCTGGAGGGCAGGGCGAGCTAACGGGATGCGAGACGTCCTTGGACAGACGGAGATGAGAACGTGGCACTTTCCATCGGCATCGTGGGCCTCCCCAACGTGGGCAAGTCGACCCTCTTCACGGCCCTCACCAAGAGGGGTGGCCTGGCGGCCAACTATCCCTTTGCGACCATCGATCCCAACGTGGGCATCGTGGACGTGCCGGACGACCGGCTACAGAGGCTGGCCGACATCGTGCATCCCGCGCGTATCGTCCCAGCAACCGTCGAGTTCGTGGATATCGCCGGTCTGGTGAGGGGTGCCAACGAGGGGGAGGGCCTGGGCAACCAGTTCCTCGCCAACATCCGCAGCTGCGATGCCATCTGCGAGGTGGTGCGCTACTTCTCCAATCCCGACGTGGTGCACGTGGATGGGCGCGTCGACCCCGATGCCGATGCGGACACCATCCAGACCGAGCTCATCCTGGCCGACCTCGGTTCGCTCGAGCGCTCTGTGTCCAAGCTCGAGAGGGATGCTAAGCGTGACAGGGGACTCCAGCCGCGCCTTGCCATTGCCAAGCGCCTGCAGGGGTGGCTCAACGAGGGCCATCGTGCGGCCGAGCTGGACATGACGGACGGGGAGCGCGCCGCTGCGCACGACCTCTTCCTGCTCACCATGAAGCCCCTGCTCTATGTGGCCAACGTGGATGAGGACAAGGTGGCCGGGACTCCCGCGCCGCTGGACGGGCAGGCGCCGATTCCCATCTGCGCCGAGGTGGAGGCCGAGCTTGCGGACCTCGACGCCGATGAGGCCACGGAGTACCTGGCATCCCTTGGCCTTAGGAGGAGCGGCCTAGAGACGCTGGCCCAGGCGGCCTATCGCCTGCTGGGGCTGCAGAGCTTCTTTACGGCCGGCCCCAAGGAGGTGCGGGCGTGGACCATACGCATCGGCGCCAAGGCGCCCGAGGCGGCCGGTACGATCCACTCTGACTTCGAGCGTGGCTTCATCAAGGTGAACACCATCAGCTACGAGGACTACGTCACCCTGGGCGGCGAGGCCGGCGCTCGTGAGGCGGGCAAGCTGCGCATGGAGGGCAAGGACTACGTGGTCCAGGAGGGTGACGTGATGGAGTTCTTGTTCAACGTGTAGGGGCGCCCCTGCCCATCCGTGCCGGATTCTCCCTCAGTACGTGTCCGTTCCCAAGATGACGATGACGTCGCTTGATGTGTTGTAGGTGCCATCGTTTTCCTCAGGCGTTATGGTGCCGCCCAGGGTCTCGGCGACGCCGAGGGCGGCCGCATGGCCCTTCTGACCGTTATAGATGATCTTGGTGGTCGTGGACGTCCGTCCCAAGCTGCCCGGCGTGGCCGTAAAGCCCCTTTGGGTGAGCCGACCTGCCACCGTGGCGGCGGCGCCATTCGTGGTCGTGGCGTTGAGTACCTGTACGGTTCCCGTATACGTTGCGGTCGTCTCGCTGCCCGAGCTGGTGGACTCCGTGTTCTCGTACTGGGCCGCCTCATCGCTCGATGAGGCGGCGACGCCTGCCGTGGGATCCTCGCTGCCATTCTCATAGGGGGGCAGTCCCTGGTCAACACGCTGCATCATGGTCTTCCACGCGGTCGTGTCGCAGATCTCGTACCACGTGTTGTTGGTGTAGTGCGAGGTCGTGGGCTCCATGCCGCTCATGATGTCCTTGTCGGTGTCCATGCCTTTGAACTGGGCGGCGAGCGAGACGATGGAGCTCACGTCCATGTCGGTGTGAACCATCTCGGCCATGGCGGATACGGTGTTGGCCATGGTGGCAGGGTCGCTTGCGAGGACCTTCTGGGCCACGGCGGTGATGACGGCACGCTGGTTCTTGGCGCGATAGGCATCACCGTCTCCGTAGTTGTCGTAGGCGTGGCGTGCGCGGCAGAGCAGGGTGGCCGTGGCGCCGTCGAGGGTCTGTTCGCCTGCGGGGAGGTCGAGACCGGTGTAGTTGGGATCCTTGACGGGGACGCCCAGATCGACGGTCACACCGCCCACGGCATCCACCACCTTGGCCATGCCGTCCATGTCCACTTCGGCATAGTGCGAGATGTTGACGCCCGCAAAGTTCGATATGACCTTCGTGGCGTAGCTGGGCCCACCGAAGGAGTAGGCGGCATTGATCTTCTGCGTGCCATACGAGTCCATGGTGACGGCCGTGTCGCGGTGGATGGAGACCAACGTGACCTTCTTGTTCTGCGGGTCGATGCGAACGAGCATGATGGAGTCCGAGCGATAGGCGCCATCATCCGCGCCGTAGTCGGCGCTGTCCGCGCGCTCCTCGTCCTTGTCCACGCCTAGGAGCAGCATGTAGAAGGGCTGCCCGCTCTCCGTGGGGGTGAGGGTGCTCTTGAGGTTGTCGTCGATGCCCTCGTTGAGGTTGGAGTTGATGGCGTGGAGCCAGGCAAAGGCGCCCGCGGCAATCACGACGACCAGCACGGCAAGTGCGATGGCAGCATTGCGTACGATGCGACCGTGGATTGCCTTGCGGCGCTTGCGCGCATAGTGCGATCCTGACAGGGCGCTTCGACGCGACAGGGAATGCGCATCATCCATGAGGTGCGTGAAACTCTTTTCGGTGCGTGCCAAGAGGCTACCTCCGTGAACGCCAAGCTGGCAGAATCCGAAGCTGCTTATGTCATACCTAACATGCATATGATAGAGGTGTCCGCCCCACACCGCACGAAGTTCATATTGGGGCCCACCTGAGCTGGCATGAAGCTTGCCGATGCGGCGCCGTCCGTCGACCGTGTCGGCCCGTCTCCCAGGCCCAT contains:
- a CDS encoding ABC transporter permease — encoded protein: MLNGILVLVGITLMYSTPLVFGALSGVISERSGVVNIGVEGMMMVGAFTGGCASYFSGNPWLGFLAAGVAGGLIATLHALASVTFNADQTVSGVAINLLAPGLAIFFCRRFFDGAAMTPPYATLPKLFGDNAFAGTPWANLNVDVTVLLGLIATVILWFVLYKTKWGLRIRSVGEHPAAADTLGISVTRIRYGCVIVSGILAGLGGACVTLAIVSQFQQTSISGQGFIALAAVIFGQWKPQGAYGACLLFGLTQALAIVLGGGIVPVPSTILAMLPYAMTIIVLVLFVGKSVAPRADGVPYIKGSR
- a CDS encoding cytidine deaminase; this encodes MASDAQLVQEALRARDHAYVPYSRFSVGAALLDAQGAIWHGCNIENAAYTPTNCAERTAFFKAVSEGSTDFVAIAVVGGAAGRPATRWCAPCGVCRQVMQEFCDPETFRVILGRSPDDLRVMLLKDMLPDGFGPQDLRQAFEEEGTVS
- a CDS encoding pyrimidine-nucleoside phosphorylase, giving the protein MRMYDVIERKRNGGELSGEEIRFFVKGYVAGDVPDYQASALCMAIYFQGMTQRETVDLTRAMLASGDVIDLSSIPGIKVDKHSTGGVGDKTSLVVAPIVASLGVRVAKMSGRGLGYTGGTLDKLESILGLSVNISRTRFERIVSEVGCAIIGQTGNLVPADKKLYALRDVTATVDSTPLIASSIMSKKIAAGSDRILLDVKCGSGAFMKTVDDAIALAREMVAIGEGMGRPTVALITDMGRPLGTCIGNALEVAEAVATLKGEGPRDLTDICVELAANMLFLAGLGTIEGCRGFARNQIDNGQGFHKLKEMVAAQGGDASLLDDAFGRLARPRASREVRATKSGYLYAMDTERCGLASVALGAGRATKDDTIDHSAGIVLSAKTGAVVEEGDVLATLYAANDRLLDEGEHALRAAFDIRAEQPRPVPLFLARVTIDGVGRAGA
- a CDS encoding 4Fe-4S binding protein; translation: MAERHDMIDDLIDIRDNWSSVSHPLGSIGDVLDPNQERFDPSSYKERPRVNSIFCLQCTAHSLVSEERSYDACHRCQDICPVDAIDIQKATVRVGDTCRKCGLCVMTCPTESFIVQRVMANQLFERIVRAAGSHEQCYVTCTRALGRLGRMPRDNEVVLPCVGDVPRELWFSVLADHDNVNVYLPLGICDRCRNTTGEEAYTTEIATAEEWSQASVGLEVDASALNHEQTRAYKRAQLMADIARAGRTTVSAASPALSGAQAIAKHIRNHADQLYRMQRHLEQAVGDKTFASRRRILTQKRKAVLGMVQNHPALAGRMRLEVPACDATRCTMCGDCARECPTNACDLDAHGHFSVQAAYCVNCGACVVVCPEDALALHPCDPSELVVRDEDAERRRREAERRRAALQKAARTGKRQARRVLDSLEGRAS
- the ychF gene encoding redox-regulated ATPase YchF translates to MALSIGIVGLPNVGKSTLFTALTKRGGLAANYPFATIDPNVGIVDVPDDRLQRLADIVHPARIVPATVEFVDIAGLVRGANEGEGLGNQFLANIRSCDAICEVVRYFSNPDVVHVDGRVDPDADADTIQTELILADLGSLERSVSKLERDAKRDRGLQPRLAIAKRLQGWLNEGHRAAELDMTDGERAAAHDLFLLTMKPLLYVANVDEDKVAGTPAPLDGQAPIPICAEVEAELADLDADEATEYLASLGLRRSGLETLAQAAYRLLGLQSFFTAGPKEVRAWTIRIGAKAPEAAGTIHSDFERGFIKVNTISYEDYVTLGGEAGAREAGKLRMEGKDYVVQEGDVMEFLFNV
- a CDS encoding LCP family protein; the protein is MDDAHSLSRRSALSGSHYARKRRKAIHGRIVRNAAIALAVLVVVIAAGAFAWLHAINSNLNEGIDDNLKSTLTPTESGQPFYMLLLGVDKDEERADSADYGADDGAYRSDSIMLVRIDPQNKKVTLVSIHRDTAVTMDSYGTQKINAAYSFGGPSYATKVISNFAGVNISHYAEVDMDGMAKVVDAVGGVTVDLGVPVKDPNYTGLDLPAGEQTLDGATATLLCRARHAYDNYGDGDAYRAKNQRAVITAVAQKVLASDPATMANTVSAMAEMVHTDMDVSSIVSLAAQFKGMDTDKDIMSGMEPTTSHYTNNTWYEICDTTAWKTMMQRVDQGLPPYENGSEDPTAGVAASSSDEAAQYENTESTSSGSETTATYTGTVQVLNATTTNGAAATVAGRLTQRGFTATPGSLGRTSTTTKIIYNGQKGHAAALGVAETLGGTITPEENDGTYNTSSDVIVILGTDTY